The Macaca mulatta isolate MMU2019108-1 chromosome 19, T2T-MMU8v2.0, whole genome shotgun sequence sequence aaaattagctgggtgtggtggcacacgcctgtaatcccagctactcaggaaactgacgcaggagaattgcttgaacccaggaggcagagactgcagtgagccgggatggtgccactgcactccagcctggtgacagagcaagactccatctcaaaaacaaaacaaaaaaaagaaaaaaaattaaagatatctGGTTTGGTAGCTTGAGAGCCTGTTTATGGGAAATGACAGACTTGAACACTTATAATTGGGCTTGATGGGAGGTGTCTATGAACAGCGCAGAAATGTTTCTGGAACTGACACACTTCCAGCTCGGCAGATTCAACATCTActatggcagaggttgcagtgagccgagattgcaccactgcactccaacctgggtgacagagcaagaccctgtctcaaaaaaaaattaaaagtaaaaaaaaaaaaaagtaaaataaataaataagaacaacccccagctgacagccagcaaagaAACAAATCTCAGAATTAGTCAGCCAACACCGTGAATCAGCTTGAAAATGGATTCCTCCCAGAGTCTTCCAGTAAGAGCCCTGTTGGCCCACACCTTGACTTCAGTCTTTGAAATCCAGATCAAAGAAACCAATCAAGCCAATCCAGACTTCTGACCTAAAGAACTGGGAGAtaacaaatttgtgttgtttcaagCTGCTAAATGTTTGTGAGAATCTGTTTTGGCATCAACAGAAAATTAATACATTATTGACACCAGAAACATCAGAAACAgaccagttgtggtggctcatgcctacaattccagcactttgggaggctgaggtgggcaaatcatttgaggtcgagtttgagaccaacctggccaacatggtgaaatcccatctctactaaaaatacaaaaattagccaggcgtggtggcacaccttaatcccagctattcaggaggctggggcaagatAATCACtcaaacccaagaggcagaggttgcagtgagccaagactgtgccattgaattccaacctgagcaacagagtaagactctgtctcaaaaaaacaaaacaaacaaaaccagaaactTAAGTACATCATACATTCTTACATATTTATTCACCTGTATTCAAACTTAAGGCACTCTGTATGAAGCTACATTTCCTCATTCTATCTTTGCCTGAACCTTGATTTGATggtttctgaaatttttaaattagaaatgtaTTTCCATTTAATAGTTATTTGTCTGAAGCCTTGCAAAGCCATTGGAAAGAAAGGCAAAAGTAAGAAACAAAACCTCaccagggcttttatggttttcttCGGTTCTTAGGAAAAGGCTATTATTTCTAAGGTATGATCTAGCTGTTGTCTTTTCTGATTCTGAACATCTGACAAAAGATCTCTTATCAAGAGTAAAGGAGACATTTCAGAGAGAGGCCCAGCTTTTAGAATTGTGACAATTACTCAATTTCCCTCCCTTAATGAaggacaactttttaaaaatacaaagctggccaggtgtggtggctcacacctgtaatcccagcactatgggaggccgaggtgggcggatcacaaggtcaggaatttgagaccagactggccaacatggtgaaaccccatctctattaaaatacaaaaaaaaaaaaaaaacgcagccaggtgtggtggtgggcacctgtaatcccagctactcaggagactgaggcaggagaatcacttgaaactggaaggcagaggttgcagtgagccacgatcatgccactgcactccagcctggacaaaagagcaaaactccatctcaaaaaaacaaaaaacaaaaacaaaaacaaacaaaaaaaagctagGGTTGGAAAAAAGCCTTCGGAGGGCAGACTAATCAGCACCAATGAGGAATTTCCAGTTCTCTACCCCCACCCCTAAATACAGATACAGAGCAAGGCAATGAGAACCTGGACTGTCTTCTCCCTTGCATGGGATCACAGTCATGCAAATTCTGGTGGGAGAGCTGACACTGAACTTCTACTCTGAGGTCTGACGGGTTCTAGAATCTACAGACCCAAGTTCTAAACTGGGAATCAAGACAAAGTGGATGGAATCTATAAATCTGTGCACCAGGAGTTGTAAGTTTTTAAGTGTGTCAAATTTCTTTATACATAAATCATCTTCCCACTTGTAACAAAAGTTCTATTTAAAAGTTGCTGACTTAGTCCTCAAAGCACTGCACTGTAGACACTGTTCTAGAAGCTTTCTGTTAACAGTGATGCAGTTAATAGGCCAGTTCTGGACACCCCATAGGACACACAGACACCTACACACCTAAAAAAGTTTTATCTGGCGTGTAAAAGGAGAAAGTCAGCAGAGTAAGGTTAAGTAAGACCCATGCCCTGAGtgccctccccagcctccaaCATGGGATCCATCTGGCCCATGATGGCAGGAAGAACAAGGGCAAACATGTCCCACACAACAACGGGATTCTGTAGGGCtgcttcccacctcagccacacAGCAGGGCAGACTCATCATGAACTGACTGGGTCTGACCCACCAAAGTCTGTCCCGGCCAAAGCAGAACTGCCAGATGAGCTCAGACTTAATATGCCCAAGGCCAATTCCCTCATAATGCTGCCCCAGCAAGCACTGGCTAAGGTTCTGTTACCCTCTTCAACTGCCTTGAAACCCAGATAGAATTCACTCACGTGGAGAAAAATGGCCAAAGGCAGATGTGTGACAGAAACCCCTACAGGGGCTAAACAGTCAGGACACACCAGCTGCTACCTAGAGTAACAGTTGTTAGGCCTCCTAACTATACTTCCCAGAAACCTCAACAGCCCAGCACAGGTGTCTCAGGCACTGCCCATGGCCAAACTACACTTCCTAGGAAGCTCAGCAGCCCTGCTCAGAAGCCTCAGTTCCCAGAAAAGGCAAAGAGGGGCTAAACACTGGGTAGACTACGCTCCACAAATTCAGCTGAGcttgcttctgcctcccagggaaCCTGGTTTCAACTGCTGGCAACTGCTTCCTTCCGGTGCCTCCCTGGGAGGATGAACATCCTAGGGGCATTGGCTCCTGTGCCTACACTGAGCTTCATCTGCCTCTTGTTCAGGTGGGGGGAACCCATcagtaaattataatttttataatccaCTTGATTCATATGGGACATTTATAGCAGCTGTTTCTAACATCCTTTTCTGCTATCAGTGTGTCACTTCTGGGTCTCTACTGACTTTTCTTCATGTTATGGGgttatattttcctgcttctttgcacACCTGGGTAACTTTTGATTGGATGCCAGACATGGCCAAGTACTGACTGATAGActgctttctatttctttattagtCTCTGTCTGGAAAACTGCTAAATTACTTGGAAAGTCTGGCCTTTTCGTGGATTGCATGTATGCTTTCTAAAGAGGGTTCCAGTCAGCCTTTACTGTACAGCAAATCTGAGCCACCCACAGAGGCAATACTTCTTACTTAAGGTCCACTGTGATTCTCCAAATGTTAAGAGGCGTTTCCATTCCAGCTGGTGGAAATGCCAATTACTCCCAACCTTGTGTATAATCCAAGGATTTTTCTGCATGttcatttcttcctgttcttcctcCAGCCTAGGAGGGTTTTCCTCACATACATGTGCTGATTACGACTCAAAGGCTTGTGGGGGAAACTCGATAGAACTCTCAATTCCTGAGTGCAGCTCTTCTCCAGTAATCCAACTCATGAATTTGGGTCACCTTGAATTCCTCAAAccctaaactctgtctcaattcAGAAAGATGGCTGGGATCTGCTTGGCTTTCTCCTCTCATTGCTGCAGGCTGGAAACTTTCTCCAAGCACTAAGCTGGGGCAATCATAAGGCTCATTTCATTGCTTCCTTTCTCTCATGGAAAGCCATCCTGAGCCCTTCACTTCCCAATGTCTGATGAAGTTCATTCATacattttgtgtatcttttttagACATTTAAGGCAGGAGATTATATATATTAGACATTTACTGTAAAAGAAAAAGGGACTGTTGGAGTTGGCTATGAAAAAGATTAGTCAATATCCAGGTGCATTATGTCATATGCATTCCATACTCATAATAAGGCACGTTAGTTCCACCCCCCTCCAAccttttttaagaaacagagtcttgtcactcaggctggagtgcagtggcacgatcatagctcactgcagcctagaactcctgggctcaagcaatcctcttgcctcagcctcccaagtagctggaactatgggcacacaccaccatgtccagctattatttatttttttgtagagatagagtctcactatgttgcccagggtggtctcaaatttctgggctcaagtgatcatcctgccttggcctcccaaagtgctgagattacaggtgtgagccaccatgcctggccgggtATGTTAATTTATGTAATTTCGGAGTagatataaatttatgtttagCAACATTTCAAGTATCATAAATCTCATGTTCTTTCTGGACATTTAGGAGTTATTTTCCATGCTGATGCAATTTTAACATTTCAAGAGCATCTACAATGTTCACATATAACAATCATAGCATAACATTCTGTGATTATagagtaaaatgttaaaatatttggaTCATAATcagatagggagattatcctggcttATCTGGGTTttcccagtgtaatcacaagggtcctcaAACATGGAAGAGGGAGACAGAACACTCAAGTGTTTGAGTGATGTCAGACTGATTGGCCATTGCTGGTTTTGAAAGAAGTCCCAAACCACAGAATCTGGGCAACTTCTAGGAGCTGGAAGGGCAAGGAAAGAtgctcccctagagcctccaaaaAGAAAAGCAGCCCTGTCTACAGCTTGATGTAGCCCCGTGAGATGCATTTGGACTTCAGACCTCCAGAACTCTAAGATAATGATTTTGTGTTGTTCTAAGTCATTAAATCTGTGTTAGTTTGGTGCAGCACTCATAACAAACTAACATAATTTTACTTCCATATTTGTTATATTCATAGGTTTTCATTACATAATACCATTCCTGGGGTTCACGATTTCATTTATTAACCATGTCCCTCCAAGACTCTCAAGACATAAAAGTGTGATACAGGAGTTAATTTGGTGAGTTTCCATCATGTCTTACTTtcaagagtttttcttttctataaattatcccatttttactaaaaatgttttccatatcCATTGCCTCTACAGTTGTCTTTGTTTCTTTGGCACACAAGGCACAATTTAGTGCTAAAAGCACCATCACAATCTTTCATAAACATTCCTGTAAGAATTCTTTTGATACCAATTGAGATATCATATCCAGGTAAAGGCTTCCTCATAACAGATGCATTTCTGCCCAACATGATTTCAATGGCATTTAACAGGTTTGACTTCTCACAGAAATGTCCTCCACGACCACTGCCTTCAGTGTTTCAGCCCTAAATGAGCTCTCCAGCATACAGTGGCTGCAGGATTCCTACTAAAGATTTTCCCACCTTTCTGGTATCAGATTTATTCTTATACAATATCTGTAACATACAAGATATAATTTATTACTGATGGGGCCACATTCACTTCATTTGCGAGGCTTATTCCCTGTTCAAATTCCTGATTAACTACAAAGGCTTGACTTCTTGGAAAAGGTTGTTCTACAATCACTACATTTCTACCCACTAGGCGCTCACTCTTGTTTAACAATGCTGGGGTTCCTGAGGCAGGCATTTCTATAGGTACAGTCTTTTGCTCTTGCATGTGTTCACTCATGTATAAGGAGGTATGACTCCTTGAAGAAGGTTTCTCCACCTTCAGTGAATGTATGGCTTTCTCTCTTATGTGAGTTTTCTTATGTTTAATGAGGACTGACATGTGGgcaaaggctttgccacattcgcTGCATGAATATGgtctctctccagtgtgagtACGCTGATGCTGAATGAGCTTTGACTTGCTTCTAAAGGCTTTTTCACACTCATgacattcataaggtttctctcctgtatgaattctctgatgtctGGTCAGGTCTGACTTAAAATAGAAGGTTCTCCCACAATCACTGCATTTATAAGGCTTCTCTCCTGTGTGAAGTCTCTGGTGTGCAATGAGGTATGCCTTCTGAGAAAAGGCTTTCCCACACACACTGCACCCATagagtttctctccagtatgggATCGCTGATGTCTATTGAGCCGGCACTTCCGGCTGAAGGCTTTTCCGCATTCGCTGCAtctgtagggtttctctcctgtatggGTTCTCTGATGGACCATGAGCTGTGACTTTCTGGAGAAGGCTTTTCCGCATTCACTACATTCATGGGGCTTCTCTCccgtgtgagttctctgatgctCAGTGAGCTGAATCTTCCTCATGAATGTTTCCCCACATTCACCACATCCATGGGGTTTCTCTCCTCTTTCAGTTCTCTGATGTTGAATAAGCTGTGCTTTCCTGGAGAAGGCTCTCCCGCACACACTGCATTCATGTGGTTTCTCTCCTACACAAATTTTTTGATGGTCATTGAGCTGTGATTTAGGGCTGGTGGGTTTAACACATCTATGGTATTTAACTTCAGTAAGAGTTTTGTCACGCTTGATATGGAGGCATGATTTCCCATATCCACCAAATGCATCAGAATCTTTTCCTGTGTATCTTCTATTCTGGATAACAAACCCTAAATGAGATTTCAGACTTTTACAATGTGAGCCAAACTTATTGTGTCTTTATATTAAAGGAACAATGCTCTTAAATAAATCAAACTTATTTCCAAGGGCATAACTTTACTGACATCTTTTGAAATGTTTAAGCTCATTTTGGTTTTCTGGGTACCACTGCATATGGTCAATCCCCCCAAATTTCTTCTAGGAAAAAGAACAATAAGAACATCCATGATAATTTTTTGTGGAGGTAGCAGAAGGTACAAAAATGCCATGGTTTTGGCTGGCTTTTATAAGATCTCAGTCTCAGAGTAGTGTACCTCACCCTCTGTGAAAAAGGATGATACTATAAAACAGCAAAAGGAAAATTTAGCAACTTTAGCAACAACAATGGATACTCTATAATGAATCAATACAACTTGGGCTGCCTCCCAAATTGGACCTTGCAAATGGAGACAGAGTAGAAAGAGAAACACATTGTAACTGGAATAAATCAAAAACAGATGGAGGGGATGGATATATTCACCCAACAAACACTGAATGGACTGGTATTTGGGATACTACAGTGACTAataatatattctctctctccatGAACCTGTCATTCAggtaaagatagagaatcaacaGGTATGCAAAGAAGTAAGAAAATTACAGAATGTGAAGAACAGTACAAAGGAAGTGGCTCACATCATAGGGTAAGAACGAGCAATGTTAtgcaaagaacaaaataaagaacattcCAAGAAAAGGGAACAGCCAGTGTGAAAACCCAGAGGCAGAAAAAACTTAggtgtgattaaaaaaaaaaaatgtaagagaagCTAGTTTACCTGGAATATCCTGAGCTTGAGTGAAGTAGAAATACAAAAGTTTGGCAAGGCTGGCAGAATTAACAACATAGAGATTTTGGAGGAAGACTTTGTTAGAAATTGGAATTTATGCTAAGAACAATGGCAGTAAGCCACAAAACATTTTTTGCCAAGAAAACATGCTCTGAATTGACAGTTCCAAAACATGACTGTTCTATGGAGAATGAATTGGAGAGATGAAATTATAGAAGAGAATACCCCAGAGGCTATGGCAGAATTCAGGTGGCTTGATTAGGAATAATTACAATGGAGATGGAGAAATGTGAAAAAACAAGGACATAAGTATGGAGGAGGGAAAGACAGGATTCACTCTTAGAACAAATATTGCCGGTAGAAAAGGGAAGAATTGAGGATAATTGCTCAATATGTGGCTTAAACACCTATGTAGGTGCTGGTGCCATTTAATAAAATGAGGGTAAAAGAAGCCTCATACCAACCAGTAAAATACACGCACAAAACAATACATGACCATTACTAAGTTAGTGCAGCATAGACACA is a genomic window containing:
- the ZNF577 gene encoding zinc finger protein 577 isoform X3 gives rise to the protein MLENYSNLVSIGYQGTKPDSLFKLEQGEPPWIVEGAAHSQTCPGFVIQNRRYTGKDSDAFGGYGKSCLHIKRDKTLTEVKYHRCVKPTSPKSQLNDHQKICVGEKPHECSVCGRAFSRKAQLIQHQRTERGEKPHGCGECGETFMRKIQLTEHQRTHTGEKPHECSECGKAFSRKSQLMVHQRTHTGEKPYRCSECGKAFSRKCRLNRHQRSHTGEKLYGCSVCGKAFSQKAYLIAHQRLHTGEKPYKCSDCGRTFYFKSDLTRHQRIHTGEKPYECHECEKAFRSKSKLIQHQRTHTGERPYSCSECGKAFAHMSVLIKHKKTHIREKAIHSLKVEKPSSRSHTSLYMSEHMQEQKTVPIEMPASGTPALLNKSERLVGRNVVIVEQPFPRSQAFVVNQEFEQGISLANEVNVAPSVINYILYVTDIV
- the ZNF577 gene encoding zinc finger protein 577 isoform X4 — encoded protein: MKNATIVMSVRREQGSSSGEGSLSFEDVAVDFTREEWQFLDWSQKVLYKEVMLENYSNLVSIGYQGTKPDSLFKLEQGEPPWIVEGAAHSQTCPGEKPHECSVCGRAFSRKAQLIQHQRTERGEKPHGCGECGETFMRKIQLTEHQRTHTGEKPHECSECGKAFSRKSQLMVHQRTHTGEKPYRCSECGKAFSRKCRLNRHQRSHTGEKLYGCSVCGKAFSQKAYLIAHQRLHTGEKPYKCSDCGRTFYFKSDLTRHQRIHTGEKPYECHECEKAFRSKSKLIQHQRTHTGERPYSCSECGKAFAHMSVLIKHKKTHIREKAIHSLKVEKPSSRSHTSLYMSEHMQEQKTVPIEMPASGTPALLNKSERLVGRNVVIVEQPFPRSQAFVVNQEFEQGISLANEVNVAPSVINYILYVTDIV
- the ZNF577 gene encoding zinc finger protein 577 isoform X1, producing MEQTQHSSWHLPSFPRTAEVLAVEHFCHLLIILARWQVDGLWSKKYLPLPLTWGSLSFEDVAVDFTREEWQFLDWSQKVLYKEVMLENYSNLVSIGYQGTKPDSLFKLEQGEPPWIVEGAAHSQTCPGFVIQNRRYTGKDSDAFGGYGKSCLHIKRDKTLTEVKYHRCVKPTSPKSQLNDHQKICVGEKPHECSVCGRAFSRKAQLIQHQRTERGEKPHGCGECGETFMRKIQLTEHQRTHTGEKPHECSECGKAFSRKSQLMVHQRTHTGEKPYRCSECGKAFSRKCRLNRHQRSHTGEKLYGCSVCGKAFSQKAYLIAHQRLHTGEKPYKCSDCGRTFYFKSDLTRHQRIHTGEKPYECHECEKAFRSKSKLIQHQRTHTGERPYSCSECGKAFAHMSVLIKHKKTHIREKAIHSLKVEKPSSRSHTSLYMSEHMQEQKTVPIEMPASGTPALLNKSERLVGRNVVIVEQPFPRSQAFVVNQEFEQGISLANEVNVAPSVINYILYVTDIV
- the ZNF577 gene encoding zinc finger protein 577 isoform X2: MKNATIVMSVRREQGSSSGEGSLSFEDVAVDFTREEWQFLDWSQKVLYKEVMLENYSNLVSIGYQGTKPDSLFKLEQGEPPWIVEGAAHSQTCPGFVIQNRRYTGKDSDAFGGYGKSCLHIKRDKTLTEVKYHRCVKPTSPKSQLNDHQKICVGEKPHECSVCGRAFSRKAQLIQHQRTERGEKPHGCGECGETFMRKIQLTEHQRTHTGEKPHECSECGKAFSRKSQLMVHQRTHTGEKPYRCSECGKAFSRKCRLNRHQRSHTGEKLYGCSVCGKAFSQKAYLIAHQRLHTGEKPYKCSDCGRTFYFKSDLTRHQRIHTGEKPYECHECEKAFRSKSKLIQHQRTHTGERPYSCSECGKAFAHMSVLIKHKKTHIREKAIHSLKVEKPSSRSHTSLYMSEHMQEQKTVPIEMPASGTPALLNKSERLVGRNVVIVEQPFPRSQAFVVNQEFEQGISLANEVNVAPSVINYILYVTDIV